The nucleotide sequence GTAGCGAAATCCAGATCGGCCTGGGTGACCGGATGACCGTTAACCGTGACCAGGACTTTGGTCGTGTCTTTTATTGCCGGAGCCTTATCGGCGGCTGAGAGCGAGTCTGATGCAGGTGCGAACATCAGGAGAGCCAGTGAACTGACGATGAAAATGGAGCGGAGAGAGATAAACATTCCAGGTTGCTTCCTGCGAAAAATCAATTCGAAATCAAAACCGGCTACGCTGGCGTATGATGGCTGATTGTAGTATGTCGGAGTTGACTTGTCAGTCTGAATCCGGTTTGCAAAATAATGAAATTCAAAGTTGGACTCTACCAGGAAACTACATAGAATCATGCGTGTCGGAAACGGTGTTCTGTCTGATTTTGGAAGAGAGCCAGCGTGCGCAGGTTTCTATTTGCAGATCTTGATTCATTTCTAACAGAGGGGACCAGTCTATGTGGTCGATTATTTTCGCAGAAGAAAAACCTGTAAAGACAGCAGATCCACTGCAGGCAGTGGGTGGAATCTGGGATACAGTGAAAGAATATCTGGCAAGGGAAGGAACCCATTTAGGCATTAATATTGTAATGGCCCTGCTGATATTTCTGGTGGGTAAATGGATTACCAACATTCTCAGTCGATTCTGTAACCGGTTGATGAAACAGGCGAAGGTCGATGATACACTGGCCCGTTTTCTGTCAAACATCATCTATACTGTACTGATGGTGGTTGTGATTCTGGCTGCTATTTCAAAACTCGGAATCAATACGAACTCCCTGGCTGCAGTATTAGCGGCAGCTGGTTTTGCGATTGGCATGGCCTTCCAGGGGACGCTGGGTAATTTTGCTTCGGGAGTGATGCTGATCTTATTCAAACCATTTCGTGTGGGGGATTATATTGAAGCAGGAGGAACGTCGGGTATTGTGGAAGAAATTCAGATCTTCTCCACCCATCTGCGAACCGGCGACAACATTGCCATCGTTGTTCCCAATGGTCAGATCTCGGGAGGAACGATCAGGAATTTTTCTAAAAAGCCAACCCGAAGAATCGATCTGGTGATTGGCTGTGGATATGACGACGATCTGAGGGCCGTTAAATCATTTCTGGAAGAAGTTGTGCAGGGAGATGAGAGAGTACTTTCTGATCCTGCTCCCGTTATTGCTGTCAATGAACTGGGTGACAGCAGCGTGAACTTTGTCGTGCGGCCCTGGGTTAATAATGCCGATTACTGGACAACACGCTGGGATCTGACCGAACGGATTAAGCTGGGCTTTGATGAGCGAGGCTTTAATATTCCCTATCCAACCCGTGATTTACATGTTTATAACGACTCGACTGCTACTGGTGACTGATAAAAGCTATTTTACTTCCTACTCCATCCGCCTCACAAAGTCTTGTGACAGAATTCTGTTGTGAGACTTTTTTTACAGATCAGAAGTACCGCAGTGTTGCCTGAAAATTACTTTCCGGGTGGTCCATTTGATTTGAGAGATCGCTTTTTCAAAATCTGATCCCACTTATGTTCTGCTGAATTCGTATAAAAGAAACCATGATTGTCCGTTGATCCTTTCTCTAAAATCCGTTTGTAATACAGTGTTTTATCAGGAAGAGTACGTGTTAAAATTAACACTATTCGGAATAATCGGAACGGAAAGAAATTAAAACGATCTGCTTGTCCAATATGCAGGGAGTTACCTCCACACATTCACTCCAGCTGTAGTTTATACTTGCTTCAGAAGACAGCGGGAACACGGAGTTCACGGTAGATTTTAACCTGAAATAATAAGCTTTCTGACAATTTCCAATGAAATAAGTAACCCGGTTGATCAAACCTGGTAGATGCCAACTCAAGCAGGCCCGAGTTGACTTCTGTTTGGTCAATCGGGTCTTTTTACGCCTTGATTTGAATGAAATGGACCAGGCGGTTTCATATTTGAGACCGGTGCCCGAAATGGGCCAAGATGAAAAAATGAATACCATTGTTTTGCGGGGCATTTGTAATTATGTGAAGAATCCGTATTATATTAAGTTACAGCGACAGGACGTTTCACTTTTCTGCAGCTTTCGCTCGCCAAGTTGCGCCAGTCTGATGAGGGCCTGTTCTCGCTTTTTAATGATGTTCAAGTGATTTGTTGAATTTATCTGGCAACCTGTCGTTGTTAACTTCATTTCTTTCTAAATACGTAGAGTGACTATGCAATCCCCACACCGACCGAGCTTACTACGAAAAATGAACGTTCGTAAGGTTCTGGAAGTAATCCAGAGCCAGGGAACATTAACACGTGCTGATGTCATGCGGTGCTCAGGAATCAGTGCTCCCACGGTATCTAAAGCCGTCAGTGCTCTGCTGGAAGCCGGGCTGCTTGAAGAACGGGAGACGGCCGAGTTTTCTGTAGGGCGTCCGGGAAAATTATTACAGCTTCCCCGATTCAGTGCTCAGGTAATCGGGGTTGTTCTGGAATGGGACTACTGCTCGATCGTGGCGTCTGGTCTGGATGGACATTTGCATGAAGATAAACTGGATCGCTTCAAAACACCGCAGTCCTATTCAGAGCTGATTGAAATTATTTCCGGTAAGATTTTGAACCTGGTTGAGAAGGAAGAGATTCCTGCGCTGGGTGTCGGGATTACCGTGCCCGGTCTGGTGAACAGTAACGATGGTCGCATTTTCCTGGCATCGAACCTGCACATTGTCGATGGTCAGGCTCCCGCAGTCGACATTGCCAGCCGTACTGATCTGGAATGTGTGCTCGTACAGAAATCAACTTCTTTATGTTTATCAGAGAAGACGTATGGAGCAGGGCAGTCCGTAGAAGATTTTATTAACCTGGATGTCACATCAGGATTTGGGATGGGAGTCTTCACTGGTGGTCAGTTACTGGATGGCCAACATGGCCTGGCTGGTGAAATTGCACATATCACAGTGGAACCTGAAGGGGGACGCATGTGTGGTTGTGGAAATCTGGGATGCCTGGAAACCGTTGCCACTGATTTGGCACTGACCCACTACGTTTCGAATCGGCTCGGGAAAGAACTTGAATTTGAAGCGATCGCAGAGCTGGTCAAGCAGGGTGAACTGGATATTACTCCCGAGTTAGACCACACAATTGAATTCCTGGCGATTGGTGTAGCCGCGGCGATCAATATTTTCAATCCGTCGAACATCTTTATCACGGCTCGATTATTCGACCTGCGTGATGACGTGTTTGATAAGATGTGTTCGATTGCAAAGAGTCGCGCCTTACAACCGTCTGCCAGTTCCTGTGAAATCGAACGTTCTAAAGGAAATAAATATCTGGGAGCCGTTGCTGGTATTATTAACCACCTGGCAAATTCATTAGGCCCACGGTTAACTTAACGTACGACAGGTTGATGGAAAGCTTCACAGTGCAGGGAGATCACCAGGAGATGCCATCTGCTGCGGATCAGATTACCCGCGAGTATATTCTGGAATCAATCCATTTACTGGAACAGTCTGTTCATAAAATAGAGCACTGTCTGAACCAGTTGGATCGTAATCAAATCTGGTGGCGGCCTGAACCGGAGCTTAACAGCATCGGGAACCTGATCTTGCATCTTTGTGGCAACTTGAATCAGTGGGCCGTCAATGGGATTCCTGATTTGACAGATGAACGGCAGCGTGCGCTGGAATTCAGCTCAGAAGTCAGACTGACTGTGGATGAGTTAACTGGAATGATAACTCAGACCGTCGCGCAGGCAAGCGCCGCTATTCAATCGCTCTCACCTGAAACCTTACTGGAATCACGAGAAATTCAGGGTTTTACGGTGACCGTCCTGGGAGCCATTTCTCATACGGTTCCCCATTTCGTCGGTCATACCCATCAGATCATCTATCTCACACGTCTGCAACTGGGAAAAGCGTACCAGTTTGACTGGTCCCCAGGTTCGCAGCAGAACCGTGTACCAATTTAGCCAAACTCTTACGGTCTCAAAGTGTTTTCAAATACTCATTGTCTGCGATGATTCGTCAGGAAGAGCTCTGTCGAGAATCTCGTCTTTGAGAGGACGAAGTTTATTTTTAAGAGACAGTATCCACGTTACAATATCAACTCAGAATGTCTGTCTCTTCCTGATGAGGTCCGCAAAGGCGATAATGATATGTCCCGTAAAAGAAAAAAGTCTTTCAGTAAGACTGAGAAACGGGTTTCCAGCAAAACAGTTACTGCAGATCCATCAGAGGCGGGACCCCTTGTGGAACCGGGGCAGCAATCATCCCTGTTTCCCCATGCGAGCCGACTTCCTGTAGAGCTACGCTTTTTGTCGCTGTTGCTGATCTGGACCTTTCTGGTTGCCTGCTTTCCGTTGCGGAATATGGATATCTGGTGGCATCTGCGGACAGGGCAATTGATTCTCGAACGAGGAACCGTGCCGTATTTCGACTGGTTCACTTTCATTGATTATGATCGTCCCTGGATCGATCTGCACTGGGGCTTTCAAATCCTGGTAACCTGGCTTTATCGCTGGGGGGGCGTGGATTTACTGGTACTGACCAAATCGTTCTGCCTGGCACTGACAATTGGTGTCGCCTGGTATGCTTCTGGCAGATCATTGCCTGCCTGCTGGAAAGTTTTGTGCTGGGTCTTACCGGTGATTTGTCTTTCCGGTCGTTCTGTTGTTCGTCCTGAAATGTTATCTCTGCTGTATCTTGCTGTCTGGATGTATGTCATCAGTAGACTGCCCTCGCATCCCAGGCTGATCTATCTGATCCCCATCATCACGCTCCTGTGGGTCAACAGCCATGCCTTATTCGTGCTGGGGCTGGTGGTCAGTGGAATATTTGTGCTGGATTATCTGATTCGGCTCCGGGCCCAGGGACGATTTGGCATCGACGCGCCCAGCGATTCACTGTCTGCTGTCACATTGATCAGAGCGGGTATCTTGACGGTAATTGCCTGTTTTCTGAACCCTTATTTTGAGCAGGGTGTCTTGTTTCCCCTGACGCTTTATGAAAAGTTTTCAGTCGATCAGGCATTTTATTCCGTGAGAGTCGGTGAATTTCAACAGCCGCTGGATTTCATCAGACAGCATGGCCTGGGAAACCTGTTTCTACTCTCACAGGTTCTACTGGCGATACTGACCTTCTGCAGTTTCATTCCTCTGTTACTGTCCAGGCGTGTGAATCCGTTTCGAATCCTGTTGTTCATTGCTTTTACACATCTGGCATTAAAGGCTTCGCGCAATACGGCCATCTTTGCTCTGATATCGGGAATGATCTTATGCGATAATTTATCGGACTGGTTTCGGATGACGGTGTCACGAACAGAGCAGGAGCCAAACGGAGCAGGCGCTGGAAGATCTTTCCGATTTTTCGATGAATCGTTTCTGAAAAACAGTACCAGTACGCTCATCTTGCTGTTTCTGATGACCAGTGTGTTTACCGGTTACTGGCATCAGTGGGGAGGCGAAGGAAAAGTTCTGGGACTGGGAGAGCAGGAAGCATGGTATGCCCATGGAGCTTCGAAATTCGCAGGACAGCCGGGGATGCCGGATCGTGCCTTTGTTTCGAATAATGGTCAGGCGGCCGTTTATATTTTTCATAATGGGCCTGAGAGAAAAGTGTTTTTCGACGGTCGGCTGGAAGTCAATTCCAAAGAGACTTTTCAGTTGTATGAACAGTTTCAACAGCAGATGTCGTATAACACGTCTGGTTGGGCATATCTCCTGGAAGATGAAGACGGGCAACTTCCCGCGATCATTCTGGACAGTCGCTTTTCGCGAAACGAGATTAATGGACTGTTAAACAATCCGCAGTGGCGACTGGTATTTGCCGATCCGGTAGCCGCCGTTTTTCTCGATCAAAAGACAGCAGATCGACTGGCGCTGCCACTGGCAGACCCGACTCCACTACTGTATCCGCCAGGGATGAAAGTTATCAAAAGTGAATGAACAATGGCTGATTGGCAGCTCCTGAATTGACTCAAATTAAGCTGTCAAAATGAATTGGCGCTTGCAAAACGGAGCGGTTCACAGGACATTAGCTTGTACCCGGTCCAGGGGCTGGAAGAATTATTTTGTGTCAAACGACCTGCATGATTCCGCATACAGGTCTCCATCCTATATTTGAAGCAGGGGAAACAACATGAGATTTTCAATGGTCAGAACAAAGCTGATCTATACCATTACGCTGGGACTATTCTTAATGACAGCCGGTCTGCTGCAGGCTCAGGAAGCACAGCAGCAGTCGCACAAAGCGCCATTGTCAAAAATGGAACTGGAGTCGGGAGATTCCATCGTATTTCTGGGTGACAGCATTACTCACCAGTGTCTGTATACGCAATATGTAGAAGATTTCTTTTACACTCGTTACCCCAGGATGCGATTGAAATTCCATAATGCGGGTGTGGGGGGAGCCAAGGCCTGGGATGCGCTGGCGCGTTTTGATCGGGATGTGGCCGCTTACAAGCCCAAGTATGTCACGATACTGCTGGGGATGAATGATGGGCAGTATCAGCCATTCAATGAAGAGATCTTTCAGACCTATTACCATGACATGAAAGAACTGATTACAAAAATTGAAGCCATTGGTGCCAAGCCCATTTTAATGACCCCTACGATGTTCGACGCCCGGGCAGCCAGAATGGGTACGCGAAAGCGTGATCCCAGTGCCGTCGAATTATACAACTCGGTACTTGCCTATTATGGAACCTGGTTGCGTGAAGTGGCAGCGGAATCCGGCTTTGGATTTGTCGACATGTATGGCCCATTAAATAACATTACCATTACCGCACGTCAGAAAGATCCCAAATTTACATTGATTCGTGATGCCATTCACCCTGATGCTCCGGGACAGGTGGTCATGGCTTATGCATTGCTCTCTGACATGAATGTACAACGTCGGGTTTCCCGCATCACGATCAGTGAAAAGGCCAATGGCGAGCCAGCAGCCGTTGTACGGGGAGGCAAACTGACGGATCTGGTATATGATGACGAAGGAGTTTCCTTCACCTGGCTGGCAGACAGTCTGCCCTGGGTTGTGCCCGAAGAAGCGAAACTGGGAGCCGAGCTGACGAAGCTGGGGCATCGCATGAGCCAGGAAGCTTTGTCAATTCACGGACTGCCTGCGGGACGCTATGAACTGTCAATCGACGGTGAAGTAGCTGGTCAGTATTCGAATACGACTTTAGCACAGCATATTGAATTACAGAGTAATCCGAAAACGCCTCAATACCAGCAGGCGATGAAAGTAGCGCTGTTGAACAAAGAACGCAATGATGGGCCTGTAAAAAATAAACGTAACAGCTGGCGCGCGTTTCAGCAGTTCGCCCGCATCAAACGACAACTGGATGCCCAGGCAGGCGAAAAGAATGCTCAGCAGATCGCTCAACTGGACCGACTGGAGAAGCAACTGGCCGGCCAGGAAAAAGTTATTGAAGAGAGTGAAGCAGCTGCGATGGTATTGGAAGATAAGATTTACGAAGTGAATCAGCCTGTGGCGCGGAAATATGTCTTGAAGAAAGTAGCCGCTGGTAAGAAGCAGAAATAACCCTGCAGCGACCCAAGTCAGGAAATTGAAAACAGGCAGCCGGAGAATTCTTCTCCGGCTGCCTGTTTTGTTTATAATTCAATGTGATTTGTGTTTTACAGGAAAACGATCGTTAACAGGATCGACAGAGGCAATAACACAACACAGCTGTAAGCCATATATCCGAAAAAGCTGGGCATGCGAATGTTATTCTTTTCCGCGATCGCCTTGACCATGAAATTTGGACCGTTACCAATATAAGTCATGGCGCCCATGAAGACTGAGCCGAGGCTGATGGCGATCAGTGAGATTTCACTCACTCCAGCGATTGCTGGTCCAGTTGTGCCAGCAGATTTCGCTGTTTCAAAGAAGACCACATACGTCGGGGCATTATCTAAAAAGCTGGAGAGTGTGCCTGTTGCCCAGTAAAACTCCCAGGGGGCATCAATACCGAGTGAACCGCCATAAACGTTCAGGATTTGAACCGGTGCCTGCATACAGATGAAGATCCCGACAAACAATGCTGCGACTTCCAGAATGGCATCGTAATTGAAAGAGTTCTGCTGCCGGACACTTTTAGGTGTGACCAGCAATGAGATTCCAGCGAGTCCGAACATGCAGACTTCCCTGAAAAAGTGCGGCGCATGCCAGCCGTTTGTGTAAGGAACCGGTTTGGATGGATCAAACAGTGCGACACAGAAGATCACCAGGAGCAACCAGAGAAAGTTAAGACCACCTCTGAGTGCGAAAGGCTCAATGGATTCGGGTGGTGCTTCGACCTTTTCCCGGTTTTCCTTTTTATAACGTACCGTGTCATAGATGAAATAAATCGCCAGCAGGCAGAGGTTCATCGCCAGCCACATTGGCCATAGATTGAGTGTCCAGGTAAAAGGAACACCCCGCAAGAACCCCAGGAAAAGTGGCGGGTCGCCGATTGGCAGCAGACATCCACCGGTATTGCAGACGACAAAAATGAAAAAGATGACCGTATGAGCCACGTAGTCACGTTTTGCGTTTGCTTTCAACAGGGGGCGAATCAGTAGCATGGCTGCGCCGGTTGTTCCAATGAAACTGGAGATTGCGGCACCGATGGCGATGATGGCAGTATTCAGCCTGGGGCGGCCGACCAGATTTCCATTAAAAGCAATACCACCACTGATCACATACAGACTGAAGAGCAGGGCGATGAAAGGAATGTATTCTACTAAGATCGCATTTTTCAGAACGACGATGGCAGCCGGGAATCCGGGAGCAGACAGCTCGTGCGTTCCGTGATCGATTACCCCATGCCCATAAATGAATGTGTAATAGAGCAGGGTAACCAGGCCCAGACTGACCGCGACCAGCAGGCGGTTTTTGTTATGTTCCCACCACTCTTCGGTTTTGTGAATCAGGGGCAGAAAAGCAATACACAGTAAAAGCAAGGCAAACGGAATGACACTATAGAAGGCAGGTGGCTCAGCGTGAGCGTGCTGATCTGCGTGTGGTTGTTCCGTGGTGGATACTAAGTGTGTTGCATCCAGTTGCGTAGACGTATCAGCGATTAAGTTCATCTCAATCGCCCTCCGTAGTTTGGGGATTATTGTAAGTGGGTTAAATCTGGAAAATCCATTTTCGTATTGAACTGCGAAAACAAGAACTCTGCTTGTTTACTGGCGGCATGTAAAATCTGTGGATTATGGCATGATCGGAGATTGTGTACAATATCCAGATCGACTTGAATCCAAATAGTATTTATGAATTTGCCAGCTGATTCCGATGTGCATCCGCAGCGATTGAACAGGGTTTCATTTCTGCAAGATATTGCTTAATGAGTTCAGCCGCCTGAGTGCTTTCCAGCAATTCCAGCGAAATTAAAGTTTTCCCGAGCACGATTGGCGGTTCGATCTGTAAAGCCAGCAGGTAAGCCGTCTGTTCCTGGGTCAGGAAATTCTGCTGAATTGCGATTTCACCGAATCGCAGACCTTTGAGCTCCTGCAGTTCCAGAATTTTGGAAACGTCATTCTCGGAGAGCATCTTTTCGGCAATGGCGAGTTCCCCAATTCGTGACTGCTTCTGCTGTTTTGAGCATTTAAGCAGTGCTTTGGATATGGTCGGAATATCGAAGACTTCTTTTGTCACCAGCCAGCGACTGAAGCGGCAGCGTTTGATTAATTTGTGCAGTTCCTGCTCATTTTTGCTGACAATTGAACGAACATGTACCTGGTTTCGCCCGTTTTCTTTGGACTCATACATCGCCTCATCTGCTTCAGCAACCAGTCGTTCTGCAAATCCTGTTAAGTCTCTAGGAGGGATTCCCACGACGGCTCCCAGGCTGGCCGTGACCGGGACTCGGGCTCCTTCGAATTCGATGACTTCGTTTTCGATCAGCTTTCGGAGTCGTTCCGCCAGGTCGCGAATCCCGTTTTCAGTAGGATTATTGACCATGATCACGAATTCTTCACCACCATACCGACAGAAAACGTCTGAGCGTCTTGTGGATTCGCTGGCGACTTTGGCGACACGCTGTAAGACCAGGTCACCGAACTGATGTCCGTAGGTATCGTTCAGATTTTTGAAGCGATCGATATCTGAAAAGATAATTCCAATCGGTTGTGCATCGCGAGAGCAGGAGTAGAGTTCCTTCTCAAAATTTTCATTGAAGTAGCTGCGATTATAGGTTTTGGTCAGCGGGTCATGAATGGCTTTACTCTGGAGCTGTTTATTTTCTGATTCCAGCTTGTTTTTCTGTTCTTCAATGACGGCCTGTCGGGCAAACGCCTGTGTTGTATCGACCTGTGCCTTCATGGTCATCTGCACCAGTTGCTCGTTTGCTTTGGCCATGATTTCAAACGGGGATTCGATGTCATCCATATTAACCGCGAAAATCTGGGCGGCTTCCTCAAAGCGAACCTGTACCTGTTCCAGAAATCCATGCAGGTCATCGTGTGGCATGTTGTAAAATTCAGATGTTAAATCCTGAAGTTTCTGTAATGCCAGCCCACTGTTAACGGAACAGAAGTAGTCCCCAATTGCTGCAGAAGTAGCGATGATGGTGATCAGGTTGAAGTCGGGGTGTGATTCGAGAGTTTTCAGCTGTGCGACAGAGTCATGGTGATGTTGGATTGCAGTCTGGAACTGTTCTGACAATTGCCAGCGTTCCATCATTTTGACACCCACCTCAGCGTGGTTGATTCCCAGTTCTGCTGATTCTACTTCAACAGACTCCCGTTGTTCCGTTTCAGCCTGTTCCAGAACAGATAATAAATCTGTCGGGATAGATCTGAGCATGGCGAGGTGACCAATATCCTGCAGCAGTCCGAGCAGGAAACTGTCGTATTTTAAATCATTTCCGGATTTTGCAGCTAACAGCTCTGCCGCTGCTGACTGGATGATAGACTGTTTCCAGTATGAGTCAAATCGAGATTTGAGTGGACCCTGAGTGATTGCTGATTCAGAAAGTGAAAAGCTCAATGCCAGCGACGTAACGACCATCGTCCCCAGCAGTGGAACAGCCCGCTCAATACCTTTGCATTCTGATCTTAATCCAAAAAATGAAGAATTACTCGCTTTCAAAATCTTTGCAGTAATTGCCGGGTCTGCTTTGATCGTATCAATCACTTCTTTGATATCTGTATCGGGATTCTTGGAAAGATCCAGCAATTTTACAGCGACCGCAGGCAAAGTAGGTAATTGATCAGAAGACCAGATTTTTTCAGGAGAAATCATTTTCTGTGACCTTTAAGGAAATGTAAATCAATCTTTTGAATAGCTGTAATTAAAAAACTCTGTTTTCACCGGACGGTGTCCCGTATTACTGCCGCGTCTCCAGGGGCCTCTGAACCGAGTATTATAGATTGAGAGACGC is from Gimesia maris and encodes:
- a CDS encoding mechanosensitive ion channel family protein, whose amino-acid sequence is MWSIIFAEEKPVKTADPLQAVGGIWDTVKEYLAREGTHLGINIVMALLIFLVGKWITNILSRFCNRLMKQAKVDDTLARFLSNIIYTVLMVVVILAAISKLGINTNSLAAVLAAAGFAIGMAFQGTLGNFASGVMLILFKPFRVGDYIEAGGTSGIVEEIQIFSTHLRTGDNIAIVVPNGQISGGTIRNFSKKPTRRIDLVIGCGYDDDLRAVKSFLEEVVQGDERVLSDPAPVIAVNELGDSSVNFVVRPWVNNADYWTTRWDLTERIKLGFDERGFNIPYPTRDLHVYNDSTATGD
- a CDS encoding ROK family transcriptional regulator, with translation MNVRKVLEVIQSQGTLTRADVMRCSGISAPTVSKAVSALLEAGLLEERETAEFSVGRPGKLLQLPRFSAQVIGVVLEWDYCSIVASGLDGHLHEDKLDRFKTPQSYSELIEIISGKILNLVEKEEIPALGVGITVPGLVNSNDGRIFLASNLHIVDGQAPAVDIASRTDLECVLVQKSTSLCLSEKTYGAGQSVEDFINLDVTSGFGMGVFTGGQLLDGQHGLAGEIAHITVEPEGGRMCGCGNLGCLETVATDLALTHYVSNRLGKELEFEAIAELVKQGELDITPELDHTIEFLAIGVAAAINIFNPSNIFITARLFDLRDDVFDKMCSIAKSRALQPSASSCEIERSKGNKYLGAVAGIINHLANSLGPRLT
- a CDS encoding DUF1572 family protein; its protein translation is MPSAADQITREYILESIHLLEQSVHKIEHCLNQLDRNQIWWRPEPELNSIGNLILHLCGNLNQWAVNGIPDLTDERQRALEFSSEVRLTVDELTGMITQTVAQASAAIQSLSPETLLESREIQGFTVTVLGAISHTVPHFVGHTHQIIYLTRLQLGKAYQFDWSPGSQQNRVPI
- a CDS encoding SGNH/GDSL hydrolase family protein — its product is MRFSMVRTKLIYTITLGLFLMTAGLLQAQEAQQQSHKAPLSKMELESGDSIVFLGDSITHQCLYTQYVEDFFYTRYPRMRLKFHNAGVGGAKAWDALARFDRDVAAYKPKYVTILLGMNDGQYQPFNEEIFQTYYHDMKELITKIEAIGAKPILMTPTMFDARAARMGTRKRDPSAVELYNSVLAYYGTWLREVAAESGFGFVDMYGPLNNITITARQKDPKFTLIRDAIHPDAPGQVVMAYALLSDMNVQRRVSRITISEKANGEPAAVVRGGKLTDLVYDDEGVSFTWLADSLPWVVPEEAKLGAELTKLGHRMSQEALSIHGLPAGRYELSIDGEVAGQYSNTTLAQHIELQSNPKTPQYQQAMKVALLNKERNDGPVKNKRNSWRAFQQFARIKRQLDAQAGEKNAQQIAQLDRLEKQLAGQEKVIEESEAAAMVLEDKIYEVNQPVARKYVLKKVAAGKKQK
- a CDS encoding sodium:proton antiporter — encoded protein: MNLIADTSTQLDATHLVSTTEQPHADQHAHAEPPAFYSVIPFALLLLCIAFLPLIHKTEEWWEHNKNRLLVAVSLGLVTLLYYTFIYGHGVIDHGTHELSAPGFPAAIVVLKNAILVEYIPFIALLFSLYVISGGIAFNGNLVGRPRLNTAIIAIGAAISSFIGTTGAAMLLIRPLLKANAKRDYVAHTVIFFIFVVCNTGGCLLPIGDPPLFLGFLRGVPFTWTLNLWPMWLAMNLCLLAIYFIYDTVRYKKENREKVEAPPESIEPFALRGGLNFLWLLLVIFCVALFDPSKPVPYTNGWHAPHFFREVCMFGLAGISLLVTPKSVRQQNSFNYDAILEVAALFVGIFICMQAPVQILNVYGGSLGIDAPWEFYWATGTLSSFLDNAPTYVVFFETAKSAGTTGPAIAGVSEISLIAISLGSVFMGAMTYIGNGPNFMVKAIAEKNNIRMPSFFGYMAYSCVVLLPLSILLTIVFL
- a CDS encoding sensor domain-containing diguanylate cyclase, whose translation is MISPEKIWSSDQLPTLPAVAVKLLDLSKNPDTDIKEVIDTIKADPAITAKILKASNSSFFGLRSECKGIERAVPLLGTMVVTSLALSFSLSESAITQGPLKSRFDSYWKQSIIQSAAAELLAAKSGNDLKYDSFLLGLLQDIGHLAMLRSIPTDLLSVLEQAETEQRESVEVESAELGINHAEVGVKMMERWQLSEQFQTAIQHHHDSVAQLKTLESHPDFNLITIIATSAAIGDYFCSVNSGLALQKLQDLTSEFYNMPHDDLHGFLEQVQVRFEEAAQIFAVNMDDIESPFEIMAKANEQLVQMTMKAQVDTTQAFARQAVIEEQKNKLESENKQLQSKAIHDPLTKTYNRSYFNENFEKELYSCSRDAQPIGIIFSDIDRFKNLNDTYGHQFGDLVLQRVAKVASESTRRSDVFCRYGGEEFVIMVNNPTENGIRDLAERLRKLIENEVIEFEGARVPVTASLGAVVGIPPRDLTGFAERLVAEADEAMYESKENGRNQVHVRSIVSKNEQELHKLIKRCRFSRWLVTKEVFDIPTISKALLKCSKQQKQSRIGELAIAEKMLSENDVSKILELQELKGLRFGEIAIQQNFLTQEQTAYLLALQIEPPIVLGKTLISLELLESTQAAELIKQYLAEMKPCSIAADAHRNQLANS